In the genome of Deinococcus deserti VCD115, one region contains:
- a CDS encoding delta(1)-pyrroline-2-carboxylate reductase family protein yields MLILDARQIRQRTTYGRVAEAIADLLRSDSPPVAPPRQVIPLPSGGAMLVMPVADEQCAVVKTVTVHLENARSGRPAIQGQVLVLHARSGTSLALLDGPAITALRTAAVSLLAARTWGIPEGPLLMIGAGQQAQAHLEALTEGLPPRDIWCSSVRPESMNALVAWGDERGLRIRLAADLGQVVRDAAVIVTATTSKSPVIPDVVRDDVLVLAVGAFRPDMQEIPPSLVERSTIVVDDLAGARHEAGDLLQARVDWNTVLTLRELVQSGAPAHGPRLFKSVGHAFWDLAAAKLCLSPAARPL; encoded by the coding sequence ATGCTGATTCTTGACGCCAGGCAGATCAGGCAACGAACCACCTATGGTCGGGTGGCCGAGGCCATTGCGGACCTTCTGCGTTCCGACAGTCCCCCCGTGGCGCCCCCCCGGCAGGTGATTCCCTTGCCCTCAGGCGGCGCCATGCTGGTGATGCCTGTCGCGGATGAGCAGTGTGCTGTGGTCAAGACGGTCACGGTTCACCTGGAAAATGCGCGCTCCGGTCGCCCGGCGATTCAGGGACAGGTTCTTGTGCTCCATGCCCGGTCTGGAACGTCTCTGGCCCTGCTGGATGGGCCAGCCATCACAGCTCTGCGCACCGCGGCCGTCAGCCTGCTTGCCGCCCGGACGTGGGGCATCCCAGAGGGGCCTCTCCTGATGATTGGGGCCGGTCAACAGGCGCAGGCTCACCTTGAAGCCCTGACCGAGGGCTTGCCGCCGCGCGACATCTGGTGCAGTTCAGTCCGCCCCGAAAGCATGAATGCTCTGGTTGCGTGGGGTGACGAACGGGGACTCCGGATCCGGCTGGCTGCGGATCTGGGGCAGGTCGTACGGGACGCTGCGGTTATCGTGACAGCAACGACGAGCAAGTCACCGGTGATTCCCGACGTGGTGCGTGATGACGTACTGGTCTTGGCTGTCGGTGCGTTCCGCCCGGATATGCAGGAGATCCCACCAAGCCTGGTCGAGCGGTCAACAATCGTGGTAGATGACCTTGCTGGTGCGCGGCATGAAGCTGGGGATCTGCTCCAGGCCAGGGTCGATTGGAACACCGTTTTGACGCTTCGTGAGCTGGTACAGAGCGGGGCGCCCGCTCACGGCCCGAGACTGTTTAAGAGCGTCGGACACGCTTTTTGGGATCTAGCAGCGGCCAAACTGTGTCTGTCCCCCGCCGCACGGCCTCTTTGA
- the ddrOP3 gene encoding HTH-type transcriptional regulator DdrOP3 has product MKLCERLRELRQERGLRLKDIAGAAQISVPYLSDLERGRTNPSLETLQSLASTYGITVHDLLEGVEFYGDQTAGALPQGLADLIADPALGAQLTPDWIRTLARIELRGKRPRDKQDWFEIYLHLKRILD; this is encoded by the coding sequence ATGAAACTTTGCGAGCGACTCCGTGAACTCCGCCAGGAACGAGGATTACGCCTCAAAGACATTGCCGGTGCCGCCCAGATCAGTGTCCCGTATCTCAGTGACCTTGAGCGCGGCCGCACCAACCCCAGCCTGGAGACGCTCCAGTCCTTAGCAAGCACGTATGGCATTACTGTCCACGATCTGCTTGAAGGGGTCGAGTTCTATGGCGATCAGACCGCCGGAGCCCTTCCGCAAGGTCTGGCGGACCTCATCGCTGATCCGGCTCTGGGCGCGCAGCTCACGCCCGACTGGATACGCACCCTGGCCCGCATCGAACTGCGTGGCAAGCGCCCGCGCGACAAGCAGGACTGGTTCGAGATCTACCTGCACCTGAAACGCATCCTCGATTGA
- a CDS encoding cyanophycin synthetase family protein: protein MTLPRGVTATGYAGNTHDAPPAKDTTVVTGSQAAPSEGRTTLPMRVLERGVYRGPHVHSMRPMVRIVLDLGALEAWPTTRLPEFTDALLEQLPTLKSHPGSSRQPGGFIRRLQEGTRLGQVAQHIALELQSIVGERTRHGRTLRAHGQSGLYTVMYTYRDEHVGFLAGFLALRLVDSLLPPQLQGLRNLERLYHDPAEPALTAVPFDLAAAMAALERLAHRTSPDPATEAIVRAARRRDIPVIHLDDGEVQLGYGHHARLVQRSSAGDTRHPAPGAGMDGKEPDLSRSAVDPVRGVQRHPPASDGQLRGVAKAVLEQLFPSGSRSRIPILALTGTNGKSTTARMVAHILAHAGHTVGFTNTSGVYVADKRIHSGDATGPKSARMVLRHPAVTVAVLETARGGLLREGLGFDRADVGAVLNVKSDHLGLGGVNTVRDLARVKSLVVRVVASSGLSVLNADDPLTLGMRRVARGRIALFSISGLDGNKALRDHIDAGGLAVVCEPQADGDVIAVYDGGERQSLMRAADIPATLGGLARFNVENALAAAAMCLGLDLTLEVIRSALTTFTSSFEQSPGRLNVHDAHGFRVILDYAHNPDALAAQRALLHRLRSPGGRLIGMVSVPGDRRDDDIREVGEIAAGTFDELVFREGPDGRGRPRGETMSLMAEGARSAGFASERIHLVLEESDAVDATLNLARPGDIAVIMPTQVDAVWQQIVRYVPHEAR from the coding sequence ATGACGCTGCCCAGGGGTGTGACCGCCACCGGTTATGCTGGGAACACCCATGACGCTCCTCCAGCGAAGGACACAACGGTGGTAACCGGAAGTCAGGCCGCGCCCTCCGAGGGCCGCACGACCCTTCCCATGCGCGTGCTGGAACGCGGCGTCTACCGGGGCCCGCACGTCCACTCGATGCGGCCCATGGTGCGCATCGTCCTTGACCTGGGCGCGCTTGAGGCCTGGCCCACGACCCGCCTGCCGGAATTCACAGACGCCCTGCTGGAGCAGCTTCCAACGCTCAAATCGCATCCTGGTTCGTCGCGGCAACCCGGAGGGTTCATCCGCCGCCTGCAGGAGGGTACGCGGCTCGGGCAGGTCGCGCAGCACATCGCCCTAGAACTGCAGTCGATCGTCGGCGAGCGCACCCGGCACGGCAGGACCCTGCGTGCGCATGGGCAAAGCGGCCTGTACACCGTGATGTATACGTACCGGGACGAGCATGTCGGGTTCCTGGCCGGGTTCCTCGCGCTTCGCCTGGTGGACTCCCTGTTGCCACCGCAATTGCAAGGCCTCCGGAACCTCGAGAGGTTGTACCACGACCCCGCAGAGCCCGCGCTGACCGCTGTACCGTTCGACCTGGCGGCAGCCATGGCGGCCCTTGAACGGCTCGCCCACCGCACGTCCCCCGATCCGGCCACAGAAGCGATTGTGCGCGCGGCGCGCCGGCGTGACATTCCAGTGATACACCTCGATGACGGCGAGGTGCAGCTGGGATACGGGCACCATGCCCGGCTGGTCCAGCGCAGCAGCGCAGGCGATACGCGGCACCCTGCCCCTGGGGCTGGCATGGATGGGAAGGAACCGGACCTCAGCCGCTCGGCCGTGGACCCCGTCCGAGGCGTTCAGAGACACCCGCCGGCTTCTGATGGTCAGCTGCGTGGAGTCGCGAAGGCCGTCCTCGAGCAGCTGTTCCCCTCAGGCAGCCGCAGCCGCATTCCAATCCTGGCCCTCACAGGCACGAACGGCAAAAGCACCACGGCACGGATGGTCGCGCATATCCTGGCGCACGCTGGCCATACAGTCGGATTCACGAACACCAGCGGGGTGTATGTTGCCGACAAGCGCATTCACTCAGGCGACGCGACCGGACCGAAAAGTGCGCGTATGGTGCTGCGTCACCCGGCAGTAACAGTCGCAGTGCTGGAAACTGCTCGGGGAGGCCTGCTGCGTGAAGGTCTGGGTTTTGACCGTGCGGACGTGGGGGCGGTTCTGAACGTGAAGTCCGATCACCTGGGCCTGGGGGGCGTGAATACCGTGCGGGACCTTGCGCGGGTGAAGTCACTTGTCGTGCGTGTGGTGGCTTCATCCGGTTTGAGTGTCCTCAATGCGGATGATCCTCTGACGCTCGGGATGCGCCGTGTGGCGCGCGGTCGCATTGCTCTGTTCTCTATAAGTGGTCTGGACGGCAATAAAGCGCTGCGTGACCACATTGATGCTGGTGGCCTCGCCGTCGTGTGCGAACCGCAGGCGGACGGAGATGTCATCGCGGTCTATGACGGGGGCGAACGACAGAGCCTGATGCGCGCCGCCGATATCCCGGCCACCCTGGGCGGCCTGGCACGTTTCAACGTCGAAAACGCCCTCGCGGCGGCGGCAATGTGCCTTGGCCTGGACCTCACGCTGGAGGTGATTCGGTCCGCGCTCACGACCTTCACGTCGTCATTCGAACAGAGCCCAGGCCGCCTGAACGTGCACGATGCGCACGGCTTTCGCGTGATCCTCGATTACGCGCATAACCCGGACGCACTGGCTGCCCAGCGCGCCCTGCTGCACCGGCTGCGGTCCCCTGGAGGTCGCCTGATCGGCATGGTGAGCGTTCCGGGAGACCGGCGGGACGACGATATCCGCGAGGTGGGCGAAATCGCGGCAGGAACATTCGACGAGCTGGTGTTCCGGGAGGGTCCGGATGGACGTGGCCGCCCCCGGGGCGAGACGATGAGTCTGATGGCCGAGGGTGCCCGTTCAGCGGGTTTCGCATCTGAACGCATCCACCTGGTGCTGGAGGAATCCGACGCAGTCGACGCGACCCTGAACCTGGCGCGGCCAGGAGATATTGCCGTCATCATGCCCACCCAGGTGGACGCCGTGTGGCAGCAGATCGTGCGGTATGTACCGCACGAAGCCCGGTAA
- a CDS encoding NAD(P)-dependent alcohol dehydrogenase, giving the protein MTSSDLASHSAARSSRTSVLHGIRDLRWETRDVGVPGPREVRVRVRRIGVCGSDIHYYTHGRIGQYVVDAPLILGHEVMGVVDAVGEEVTRVKAGDRVALEPGYPCRRCAYCKRGEYNLCPDMTFMATPPIHGALSEHVLWPDDFVFPLPDSLSDDAGALIEPLAVGVWAARKGAVTPGQSIAVFGAGPIGCTTLQAAKAAGATTLIAVDLEDFRLDLARQVGATHTINARHEDPTQRIREITRSDLPESHAGVDVAFETAGSLPTTRLSLAAPRPGGSTVLVGLPPDPEVSLDIVSAASREVTIRGVFRYANCYPAAIALVESGAVNLDALVTHRYTFDQTPEAFEFADREKRTSMKVMIDVG; this is encoded by the coding sequence ATGACCTCGTCTGATCTCGCCTCTCACAGTGCTGCCCGTTCTTCCCGCACCAGTGTGCTGCACGGCATTCGTGATCTGCGCTGGGAGACCCGCGACGTCGGCGTTCCTGGTCCCCGCGAAGTCCGCGTGCGCGTGCGCCGCATCGGGGTCTGCGGCAGTGACATCCACTACTACACCCACGGCAGGATCGGCCAGTACGTGGTGGACGCGCCCCTAATTCTCGGCCATGAAGTGATGGGCGTCGTCGACGCGGTGGGCGAAGAGGTCACCCGGGTCAAGGCCGGCGACCGGGTCGCTCTGGAACCCGGCTATCCCTGCCGGCGCTGCGCCTACTGCAAACGCGGCGAGTACAACCTCTGCCCGGACATGACCTTCATGGCCACGCCGCCCATTCACGGCGCGCTGTCAGAGCATGTCCTCTGGCCGGATGATTTCGTGTTTCCGTTGCCGGACAGCCTGAGTGATGACGCGGGAGCATTGATCGAGCCGCTCGCGGTGGGCGTGTGGGCGGCACGCAAGGGAGCGGTCACGCCGGGGCAGAGCATTGCGGTCTTCGGTGCCGGCCCGATCGGATGCACGACGCTGCAAGCCGCCAAGGCCGCCGGCGCCACCACCCTGATCGCTGTGGATCTGGAGGACTTCCGGCTGGACCTGGCCCGTCAGGTGGGCGCCACGCACACGATCAACGCCCGCCATGAGGACCCCACCCAGCGAATCCGTGAGATTACCCGTTCAGACCTGCCCGAGTCACATGCTGGCGTGGACGTGGCGTTTGAGACAGCGGGAAGCCTGCCCACCACCCGCCTGAGTCTCGCGGCGCCCCGCCCCGGAGGCTCGACCGTCCTGGTGGGACTGCCGCCGGACCCCGAGGTCAGCCTGGATATCGTGTCCGCGGCCAGCCGGGAAGTGACGATCCGGGGCGTCTTCCGGTACGCCAACTGCTACCCCGCGGCCATCGCCCTCGTGGAAAGCGGGGCGGTGAACCTCGACGCGCTGGTCACCCACCGGTACACGTTCGATCAGACGCCGGAAGCGTTCGAATTCGCGGATCGCGAGAAGCGCACCAGCATGAAGGTGATGATCGACGTTGGCTGA
- a CDS encoding spore photoproduct lyase family protein produces the protein MPSRFPLDIRLIYVDPQAAQLSRGQDILNRFPDAQRIEVTSHQNIPGLHGNAGLVKDWLRIKRQVLVLGIRKTLTMRPNGRSADFIAPGMANGCALSCAYCYVPRHKGYANPITTFANIGDVDAALRKHVQRLGPKLEPNSVDPHSWVYDLGENSDLSVDALISDNVLDLVTLFRGLPNAKASFATKYVNRNLLTYDPQGRTRLRFSLMPASMARVVDIGTSPMPERLTAINDFVEAGYEVHLNFSPVVIFEGWTAAYTELFRQIDALLSPQAKAQLAAEVIFLTHNVGLHEVNLGWHPKAEELLWTPQWQETKRSEYGGVNIRYRRGLKGKAVERFTTLLRRELPYCTVRYAF, from the coding sequence ATGCCTTCACGGTTCCCCCTCGACATTCGCCTGATCTATGTTGACCCCCAGGCAGCGCAGTTGTCCCGGGGGCAGGACATTCTCAACCGTTTTCCTGACGCCCAGCGCATCGAGGTCACGTCGCACCAGAACATTCCTGGGCTGCACGGGAACGCCGGCCTGGTCAAGGACTGGTTGCGTATCAAACGTCAGGTCCTCGTGCTGGGCATCCGTAAGACTCTGACCATGAGGCCGAACGGCCGCAGTGCAGACTTCATAGCCCCAGGGATGGCAAATGGGTGCGCGCTGTCCTGCGCCTACTGCTACGTTCCCAGACACAAGGGGTATGCCAATCCCATCACCACCTTCGCCAACATCGGCGATGTGGACGCGGCGCTGCGTAAACATGTCCAGCGCCTGGGGCCGAAACTGGAACCGAATTCAGTTGATCCCCACTCGTGGGTCTATGACCTGGGTGAGAACAGCGACTTGAGCGTTGACGCCCTGATTTCGGACAATGTGCTTGACCTGGTGACCCTGTTCCGGGGTCTGCCCAACGCCAAGGCTTCGTTCGCCACCAAGTACGTCAACCGGAACCTGCTGACCTATGACCCCCAGGGCCGAACGCGCCTGCGGTTTTCCCTGATGCCGGCGTCCATGGCCCGGGTCGTGGATATCGGCACGTCGCCCATGCCTGAGCGCCTCACGGCCATCAACGACTTTGTGGAAGCCGGGTACGAAGTTCACCTGAATTTTTCACCCGTGGTGATTTTTGAGGGTTGGACGGCCGCCTATACCGAGCTGTTCCGTCAGATCGACGCTCTCCTCTCGCCGCAAGCGAAAGCACAGTTGGCCGCCGAGGTCATCTTCCTGACACACAACGTTGGCCTCCACGAAGTGAATCTCGGCTGGCACCCGAAGGCTGAGGAGCTGCTCTGGACGCCGCAGTGGCAGGAAACCAAACGGTCGGAATACGGGGGCGTGAATATTCGGTACCGAAGGGGTCTGAAAGGCAAGGCGGTCGAGCGTTTTACGACGTTATTGCGCCGTGAACTGCCTTACTGCACAGTTCGCTACGCCTTCTGA
- a CDS encoding mannitol dehydrogenase family protein produces the protein MTVKLNASTLATLNRNVAVPQYDPSQLTSGIVHFGVGAFHRAHQAMYLDRLLNTGAGSEWAICGVGLLPGDARMRDVFAAQDNLYTLVTRSPEGHSEACVIGAIREYLYAPDSPEAVLEKLADPATKIVSLTITEGGYGTNNATGEFDPSTPELQHDLTEGAVPRTVFGFITEGLRRRRERGLLPFTVMSCDNMQGNGHVTARAFISFARLKNPELAEWISQGVAFPNSMVDRITPVTTPQIQQDVADQYGIDDAWPVVAESFTQWVLEDTFTLGRPPLEQVGVQLVQDVEPYELMKLRLLNATHQAMGQLGLLAGYTYAHEVCQDPVFVDFLLGYMIDEATPTLHPVPGVDIAAYREQLIARFASTAIQDTLARLVVDGSERIPKFLLPVVRERLAAGGSVNRSALVVAAWSRYIAAAHEGHYPALVDPRAESITGGAVRDVQHPGAFLELQDIFGDLAQNARFREAYLTARNTLDSHGALGAIQVMVQQHAAAPVQPLSPAFTSPKTATNLPDAGQSKPVHEETP, from the coding sequence ATGACGGTCAAACTGAACGCCTCCACGCTTGCTACCCTCAACCGCAACGTCGCTGTCCCCCAGTACGATCCCTCACAACTGACGTCCGGCATCGTTCACTTCGGGGTAGGCGCCTTTCACCGCGCTCACCAGGCCATGTACCTCGACCGCCTGCTGAACACCGGGGCCGGCTCCGAATGGGCCATCTGCGGCGTCGGTCTGCTGCCAGGTGACGCCCGCATGCGGGACGTCTTTGCGGCCCAGGACAACCTGTATACCCTCGTCACCCGCTCGCCGGAAGGACACTCAGAAGCGTGTGTCATCGGCGCCATCCGCGAGTACCTGTATGCGCCGGACAGTCCAGAAGCGGTGCTGGAGAAACTGGCTGATCCGGCCACGAAAATTGTCTCCCTGACCATTACAGAAGGGGGGTACGGCACCAACAACGCCACCGGCGAATTCGATCCCTCCACACCGGAGCTTCAGCACGACCTGACCGAGGGCGCTGTTCCCCGCACTGTCTTCGGGTTTATCACCGAGGGCCTGCGCCGGCGGCGGGAACGCGGCCTTCTCCCCTTTACGGTGATGTCCTGCGACAACATGCAGGGCAACGGCCATGTCACCGCCCGGGCCTTCATCAGCTTTGCCCGCCTGAAAAACCCGGAGCTGGCGGAATGGATCTCACAGGGAGTCGCGTTCCCCAATTCGATGGTGGACCGCATCACGCCGGTCACCACCCCCCAGATCCAGCAGGACGTAGCAGACCAGTACGGGATTGACGACGCCTGGCCCGTGGTGGCCGAGTCCTTCACCCAGTGGGTTCTGGAAGATACCTTCACGCTGGGCCGCCCTCCCCTCGAACAGGTGGGAGTGCAGCTTGTGCAGGACGTAGAGCCGTACGAGCTGATGAAACTCCGGCTGCTTAACGCCACCCACCAGGCCATGGGTCAACTGGGCCTTCTGGCCGGATACACCTACGCGCACGAGGTCTGCCAGGATCCCGTTTTCGTGGACTTTCTGCTTGGTTACATGATTGACGAAGCCACGCCAACCCTTCACCCGGTGCCGGGCGTGGACATCGCCGCCTACCGGGAGCAGCTCATTGCCCGTTTTGCCAGCACTGCCATTCAGGACACCCTCGCCCGACTGGTGGTGGACGGTTCCGAACGCATTCCGAAATTTCTGCTTCCAGTTGTCCGTGAGCGCCTGGCGGCAGGTGGCTCCGTGAACCGCTCAGCGCTGGTGGTCGCTGCCTGGAGCCGGTATATTGCCGCCGCGCATGAGGGACACTATCCCGCGCTGGTTGATCCCCGCGCTGAATCCATCACTGGCGGCGCTGTCAGAGACGTCCAGCACCCAGGAGCTTTTCTCGAACTACAGGACATCTTCGGGGACCTCGCGCAGAATGCCCGGTTCCGCGAAGCGTACCTGACCGCGCGAAATACTTTGGACAGTCATGGTGCCCTGGGGGCCATTCAGGTCATGGTTCAGCAGCACGCAGCAGCACCCGTCCAGCCCTTGTCGCCGGCTTTCACTTCTCCCAAAACCGCAACCAACCTCCCCGATGCAGGCCAGAGCAAACCGGTGCATGAGGAAACACCATGA